A region from the Lolium perenne isolate Kyuss_39 chromosome 4, Kyuss_2.0, whole genome shotgun sequence genome encodes:
- the LOC127295695 gene encoding ASC1-like protein 2, producing the protein MGVPSIDWEAESYPAHADFAVLPFFVAFFLAVRFLLDRFVFERLGKRMIFGKGDAKKLGSETSAGRVKIRKFKESAWKGVYFLSAELLALSVTYNEPWFTNTMNFWVGPGDQIWPDQRMKFKLKAVYMYGAGFYMYSIIALLFWETRRSDFGLSMTHHVASVFLIVMSYIFRFARVGSVVLAIHDASDVFLEVGKISKYSGRQVVADVSFLLFVISWVILRLIYFPFWVLRSTSYEVILVLDKEDHKFDGPIYYYVFNCLLFSLLVLHIYWWVLMCRMLMRQVQSRGHVGDDIRSDSESEEEHAD; encoded by the exons ATGGGTGTCCCGTCGATCGACTGGGAGGCGGAGAGCTACCCCGCGCACGCCGACTTCGCGGTCCTCCCCTTCTTCGTCGCCTTCTTCCTCGCCGTCCGCTTCCTCCTCGACCGCTTCGTCTTCGAG CGTCTAGGCAAGCGTATGATTTTTGGGAAGGGGGATGCAAAAAAGCTTGGTTCCGAGACATCAGCAGGGAGGGTAAAGATCAGAAAATTCAAGGAATCGGCTTGGAAAGGCGTTTATTTCCTCTCCGCGGAATTACTGGCATTGAGTGTGACGTACAACGAGCCATGGTTCACCAACACAATGAACTTCTGGGTTGGACCGGGAGATCAGATTTGGCCAGATCAAAGAATGAA GTTTAAACTAAAGGCGGTTTACATGTATGGTGCCGGCTTTTATATGTACTCAATAATCGCCCTTCTGTTTTGGGAAACAAGGCGTTCTGACTTTGGTCTTTCGATGACTCATCAtgtagcatctgtttttctcattGTAATGTCTTACATATTCAG ATTTGCACGCGTGGGTTCAGTTGTCCTTGCCATTCATGATGCAAGTGATGTGTTCCTGGAGGTGGGAAAAATTTCCAAGTACAGTGGCCGCCAGGTGGTTGCTGATGTATCATTTCTTCTTTTCGTCATTTCTTGGGTAATCCTTCGCCTGATATATTTTCCATTCTGGGTTCTCCGGAGCACAAG CTATGAAGTTATTCTGGTTTTGGACAAGGAGGATCATAAATTTGATGGGCCCATATACTACTATGTTTTCAACTGCCTTCTCTTCTCCCTCCTTGTTCTGCACATATATTGGTGGGTTTTAATGTGTCGAATGCTTATGAGGCAAGTTCAGTCTAGAGGGCATGTTGGGGATGACATCAGATCAG ATTCGGAATCTGAAGAGGAACATGCGGATTAA
- the LOC127295694 gene encoding zinc finger protein HD1-like has translation MLMNCDFNCDLFEQEAKRRSYPWTRPCDGCHAAPSAVYCHADAAYLCASCDTQVHSANRLASSHERVHVCVSCESAAAVLECHADSAALCTTCDAQVHSANPIAQRHQRVPVLPLPAVAIPAASVFAEAEAATTVYGDKEEGEEVDSWLLLERDSDDNNCTNNIDQYFNLFGYDMYYDKFSCNPGPGEEYRLQEQDVQNMYRENEVCQFAVPSQVVIASEQPESSYGMIGAEQDASMTAGTSTYTASISNGIPFSSMEVGIVPDNTRPDVSNTNIQRTSEAMELAGHSLQMPVHFSSMDRDARVLRYKEKKQARTFQKTIRYATRKAYAEARPRIKGRFAKRSDIEHELDQMLTIPALPDSGHATVLWF, from the exons ATGTTAATGAATTGTGATTTCAATTGTGACCTTTTCGAGCAGGAAGCCAAAAGGAGAAGTTATCCATGGACCAGGCCATGCGATGGATGTCATGCAGCACCAAGCGCAGTATACTGCCATGCTGATGCTGCATATCTCTGCGCATCATGTGACACACAGGTTCATTCTGCTAATCGTTTGGCATCGTCCCATGAGCGTGTGCATGTCTGTGTATCCTGTGAGAGTGCAGCCGCAGTGCTTGAATGCCACGCAGATTCTGCAGCACTGTGTACCACCTGTGATGCACAGGTGCACTCTGCTAACCCAATTGCTCAGAGACACCAACGAGTGCCTGTGCTGCCACTCCCAGCCGTTGCCATTCCAGCAGCCTCTGTTTTCGCAGAGGCGGAAGCTGCTACCACTGTCTACGGTGACAAGGAAGAGGGAGAGGAGGTGGACTCTTGGCTCCTGCTGGAAAGAGATTCTGATGACAACAATTGTACCAACAACATAGATCAATACTTCAACCTTTTTGGATACGACATGTATTATGACAAGTTCAGTTGCAACCCAGGACCAGGTGAGGAATACAGACTGCAAGAACAGGATGTGCAGAACATGTACAGAGAGAATGAGGTGTGTCAGTTTGCAGTACCTTCACAAGTTGTCATTGCAAGTGAGCAGCCAGAGAGTAGTTATGGAATGATTGGGGCAGAGCAGGATGCCTCCATGACTGCTGGGACTAGTACCTACACAGCTTCCATCAGCAACGGC ATACCTTTCTCGTCAATGGAGGTTGGTATAGTACCAGACAACACCAGACCAGATGTTTCAAATACTAACATCCAAAGAACCAGTGAAGCCATGGAACTCGCGGGCCATTCACTTCAGATGCCAGTGCATTTCAGCTCAATGGATAGAGATGCCAGGGTCCTCAGGTACAAGGAGAAGAAGCAGGCGAGGACGTTCCAGAAGACCATAAGATATGCAACAAGGAAAGCATATGCAGAAGCACGACCACGGATCAAGGGTCGCTTCGCTAAAAGATCAGATATAGAGCATGAACTAGACCAGATGTTGACAATACCAGCCCTACCAGATAGTGGTCATGCTACTGTTCTATGGTTCTGA